The window GTGCTCCTTCGCCCCGGCGATTCGGTGGTCGTCGAAGCGCTGACCTATGAGCCGGCGGTCGCGGCGTTTCGCGCTTTCGGCGCCAATATCGTGCCGGTCGGGCTCGACGAGGACGGGATCGACATCGACGCGGTGGAGCATGCGTGCCGCCGCAACGCGGTCCGCGCGGTTTTCGTTACCCCGCACCACCAGTTTCCGACGACGGTCTCGCTGCGCCCCGAACGGCGGCTCCGCCTGCTCGAACTCGCGCGCCAGTTCGGCTTCGCGATCATCGAGGATGACTATGATCACGAGTTTCATTTCCATTCGCAGCCGCTGCTGCCGCTCGCGAGCTATGGTCCAGGTCAGGTCATCTATGTCGGATCGATGTCGAAGCTGCTGCTGCCGGCGCTGCGCATCGGCTATGTCGCGGCGCCCCCCGCCATCGTCGATGCGATCGCGCACCGCGTCTCGCTGACCGACGGCATGGGCAATGCGCTAACCGAGGATGCCGCGGCGGAGCTGATCGAGAATGGCGAGTTGCGCCGCCATGCGCGCAAGGTGTGGCAGGTCTATTCCGAACGGCGCGAGAATTTCGCGGCCGAACTCGACAAGACGCTCGGCGATATCGTCCGGTACAAGATGCCCGACGGCGGGCTCGCCTTCTGGCTGCGGTTCGGCGATATCGACCTTGACCAAATGGAGGCGCGGGCGTCGGCGATGGGCCTGCGCTTCGCCTCGTCGCGCTCGTTCATGACGCATCCCGATGCGCCGCGCGGGCTGCGGATCGGTTTTGCCAGCCTGAACAGCTATGAAGCGCGCACCGCGCTCGCCGCGCTGCGCAAGGCGGCCGCAGGCTGACGCCTTGGTCCCATCGATGGCACCATTGTTGGAGGTTTTACGATCCACGGCGATGGGGAAATCTGCAACGATCCAGGAGGGAAATTCATGAAACATAATGTCGCGTTGGTTTTCGCCGCAGCCTTGCTGCCGTTCACGCCCGCAGCGGCCCAGCAGGCCCCCGCGCCCGCTCCGGCCGCCGAAAAAGCGGCCTGGCCCGAGGCCTGGTTCGAAATCTTCAAGCTCGCCCCCGGCAAGCAGGAAGAGTTCATCCGCCGCATCGCGCAGGCCGACGAGGTCGCCGCCGCCGGCGGTTTTCCGCCGACCCAGCTGTTCTTCCATGAAAATGGCGCCGATTTCGACGTCATCCTGTTCAAGCCGGTGACCGGTATCGAGCCGACCCCCGCGCAGGAAGCGGCGATGGACAAGAAGCGCAAGGAGCTCGGTCTGCCGAGCGGCCCCGCCTATTTCGTCAACATCCGCGAACTGGTCGCCGAACATACCGATTCCAAGACCTATGGCCCGCTCTCCGCGGCGACGTGGCTCGGACGCCTCGACACATGGCGTGCCGAGAACCCGCCGCGGAAATCGGTGGCGACCAAGTGATGATCGGCCGCCGCACGCTCCTCGCCGTCGCCGGCGGAACCGCTGCGGCGGCCGTCTCCCGCGCCGCCTTTGCCAAGGGCGGCGACACGCTCGACACCGCCTATATCAACGGCCGCATCTGGACCGGCGCCGGCCCGGCGACCTTCAGCGACGCGATCGGCGTCAAGGGCGACCGCATCGCCGCGATCGGCGCCGACGCGGTTCGCTCGCGCACCGGCAAGGCCACGCAGGTCATCGACCTGAAGGGCGCCTTCGTCACCCCGGGCTTCATCGACCCGCACGTCCATTTCGTAATCGCATCGACGATGCTGTCGCAGCCGTCGCTGCGCGACGCCGAAAACCCCAAAGCATTCGTCGACCGCA is drawn from Sphingopyxis sp. OPL5 and contains these coding sequences:
- a CDS encoding PLP-dependent aminotransferase family protein; its protein translation is MLRPWQVSLSERIDPSRETPIYMQIIQALIRDIERGKLTSGTYLPSSREMAKILGVNRKTVVFAYEDLIAQGWLDSAGTRGTMVAAALPDPVKRQQGDVELTMSSVRVDYRYSEPPARPIALPGGSGLKIDEGAPDGRLFPTELLARAYRGATNRAAEINGFQYGDPRGSPALREGIASMLRGQRGLSVTAENICITRGSQNGIFLASQVLLRPGDSVVVEALTYEPAVAAFRAFGANIVPVGLDEDGIDIDAVEHACRRNAVRAVFVTPHHQFPTTVSLRPERRLRLLELARQFGFAIIEDDYDHEFHFHSQPLLPLASYGPGQVIYVGSMSKLLLPALRIGYVAAPPAIVDAIAHRVSLTDGMGNALTEDAAAELIENGELRRHARKVWQVYSERRENFAAELDKTLGDIVRYKMPDGGLAFWLRFGDIDLDQMEARASAMGLRFASSRSFMTHPDAPRGLRIGFASLNSYEARTALAALRKAAAG